The following proteins are encoded in a genomic region of Haloarcula marina:
- a CDS encoding extracellular solute-binding protein, whose translation MSDNGKQNGDSSTGVSRRRFVRAAGATGVAAGIAGCADFVGGGDGGDGGDGGGGSDGSSTGDGSGQETQSVTMSMGAPILQEAEQGVRDAFRNAGLPDWVELNFTTQSQNTGEVRSNFNRRLSAGESKPDAMLMDNGWVNIFIQRGQIMNLSEQLPEDVLSTVNNDYFQGFTDTARDPSSGNLFGVPLFPDFPTMLYRKDLAEEAGYSPESNNWATEPMTWEEWSNIAVDIQDNAGLDYGFTTQWDIYVGTACCTFNEVMSSFGGAYFGGRDNLFGPVGERPITVNEPETIKSLNMMRKFVHDEDFGGEFDGYGGGFTPTDILGWIENPSKAPFENGSSVFHRNWPYAIASAGSEDIFGTDLGTMPIPYAVPESDAAQPGTGGTTSALGGWHVVGNPNTQSPEALNELFRAVTQDSFNLDLLRVWGWLPPKPELFNSDVAREQEPTGRYMDTLRVAGENTMPRPTTSVWGNQTSKIAQQANRAVAQDTSSEQAMEALATALAETESS comes from the coding sequence ATGTCGGACAATGGCAAGCAGAACGGTGATAGCTCGACAGGCGTTTCGCGGCGACGGTTCGTCCGTGCCGCAGGGGCGACTGGTGTCGCAGCAGGTATCGCTGGGTGCGCAGACTTCGTCGGTGGTGGCGACGGTGGCGACGGTGGCGATGGCGGCGGTGGGAGCGACGGTAGCTCGACCGGAGACGGGAGCGGTCAGGAGACACAGTCGGTCACCATGAGCATGGGTGCGCCCATCCTGCAGGAAGCTGAGCAGGGTGTCCGCGACGCGTTCCGCAACGCGGGCCTCCCTGACTGGGTCGAGCTGAACTTCACGACACAGAGCCAAAACACCGGTGAGGTTCGGTCGAACTTCAACCGCCGACTCAGTGCGGGCGAGTCGAAACCGGACGCGATGCTGATGGACAACGGCTGGGTGAACATTTTCATCCAGCGCGGTCAGATCATGAACCTGTCGGAGCAACTCCCGGAGGACGTGCTCTCGACGGTCAACAACGACTATTTCCAGGGCTTTACCGACACCGCTCGGGACCCCAGTAGCGGGAACCTCTTCGGCGTTCCACTGTTCCCGGATTTCCCGACGATGCTGTACCGCAAGGACCTCGCCGAAGAGGCCGGTTACAGTCCGGAATCGAACAACTGGGCCACCGAACCGATGACGTGGGAGGAGTGGTCGAACATCGCCGTCGACATACAGGACAACGCCGGACTCGACTACGGCTTTACGACCCAGTGGGACATCTACGTCGGCACCGCCTGCTGTACGTTCAACGAGGTCATGTCCTCGTTCGGCGGCGCGTACTTCGGCGGCCGGGACAACCTCTTCGGGCCAGTCGGCGAGCGCCCCATCACCGTCAACGAGCCAGAGACGATCAAGTCGCTGAACATGATGCGGAAGTTCGTCCACGACGAGGACTTCGGCGGCGAGTTCGACGGCTACGGCGGCGGATTCACGCCGACGGACATCCTCGGCTGGATAGAGAACCCCTCGAAGGCACCCTTCGAGAACGGCAGTTCCGTGTTCCACCGCAACTGGCCCTACGCCATCGCCAGTGCTGGTAGCGAGGACATCTTCGGAACGGACCTGGGGACGATGCCGATTCCGTACGCCGTTCCTGAGAGTGATGCCGCACAGCCAGGGACGGGTGGCACGACGTCGGCACTCGGTGGCTGGCACGTTGTCGGCAACCCCAACACCCAGAGCCCGGAGGCCCTCAACGAACTGTTCCGTGCAGTCACGCAGGACTCGTTCAACCTCGACCTGCTCCGCGTGTGGGGTTGGCTGCCGCCGAAACCGGAACTGTTCAACTCCGACGTCGCCAGAGAACAGGAACCGACAGGCCGTTACATGGACACGCTCCGTGTGGCTGGTGAGAACACGATGCCGCGCCCGACCACGTCCGTCTGGGGCAATCAGACCAGCAAGATCGCCCAGCAGGCAAACCGTGCGGTCGCGCAGGATACGTCCTCCGAGCAGGCGATGGAGGCGTTGGCGACGGCCCTCGCCGAGACCGAGTCGTCATAA
- a CDS encoding ABC transporter ATP-binding protein: protein MASVRLEHVTKRYDDQGEIVTAVDDMNLDIDHGEFICFVGPSGCGKSTTMETIAGLTIPTEGEIHIGDREVTNLPPKDRGIAMVFQNIALFPHMDVYDNISFGLRLRDYPQDEIDRRVERASEIVQLEGMLDRMPDEMSGGQRQRVAIARAIVREPDVFLMDEPLANLDAKLKVHMRTELQRLHKELDTTIIYVTHDQEEAMTLSDRIAVLNSGSLQQIDPPLTCYNEPDNLFVAGFIGSPSMNFVSGTVSENSIDTSNFSLAFDPSTVDGVGVGDEVTIGIRPEDIYPAEHRNEVADATASIAAKVDILEPMGDEIFAYMKLDETETSMDQELTTDNQLLMSIEPDSEYEEEDDIEVVIDRRNIHLFDTGTGEALVHKLQPIGAGGGAAGSEVESDD, encoded by the coding sequence ATGGCATCAGTACGACTCGAACACGTCACGAAACGCTACGACGACCAAGGTGAAATTGTCACCGCGGTCGACGACATGAACTTGGACATCGACCACGGCGAATTCATCTGCTTCGTCGGCCCATCCGGGTGCGGAAAGTCGACGACGATGGAGACCATCGCCGGTCTCACCATCCCGACCGAAGGGGAAATCCACATCGGCGACCGCGAGGTGACGAACCTCCCGCCGAAGGACCGGGGCATCGCGATGGTGTTCCAGAACATCGCGCTGTTCCCGCACATGGACGTTTACGACAACATCAGCTTCGGCCTGCGTCTGCGGGACTACCCGCAGGACGAAATCGACCGCCGGGTCGAGCGGGCCTCCGAAATCGTCCAACTCGAAGGCATGCTCGACCGGATGCCCGACGAGATGTCCGGCGGCCAGCGCCAGCGCGTCGCCATCGCCCGGGCAATCGTCCGCGAACCGGACGTCTTCCTGATGGACGAGCCGCTGGCGAACCTGGACGCGAAGCTGAAAGTCCACATGCGGACGGAACTCCAGCGCCTGCACAAGGAACTGGACACGACCATCATCTACGTGACCCACGACCAGGAGGAGGCGATGACGCTCTCGGACCGCATCGCAGTCCTCAACAGCGGGAGTCTCCAGCAAATCGACCCGCCGCTGACCTGCTACAACGAACCGGACAACCTGTTCGTCGCCGGATTCATCGGGTCGCCGTCGATGAACTTCGTCTCGGGGACAGTGAGCGAGAACAGCATCGACACGTCGAACTTCTCGTTGGCGTTCGACCCTTCGACTGTGGATGGGGTCGGCGTTGGCGACGAGGTGACCATCGGCATCCGTCCCGAAGACATCTACCCGGCCGAACACCGTAACGAAGTCGCCGACGCGACGGCGAGCATCGCGGCGAAGGTGGACATCCTCGAACCCATGGGCGACGAAATATTCGCCTACATGAAACTGGACGAGACGGAGACGTCGATGGACCAAGAGCTCACCACGGACAACCAACTCCTGATGAGCATCGAACCGGACTCCGAGTACGAGGAGGAAGACGACATCGAAGTCGTCATCGACCGGCGGAACATCCACCTGTTCGACACGGGGACCGGCGAGGCGTTGGTGCACAAACTCCAGCCAATCGGGGCCGGCGGCGGTGCCGCCGGAAGCGAAGTCGAATCCGACGACTGA
- the gfcR gene encoding transcriptional regulator GfcR, with amino-acid sequence MKNIDDLVDSAADLAERGLSKGEIADELNVSRETASWLVERSGAGTTPQTTSASGPHDIHVDWSALGRDSNRLHHIGCAMADLLSKQGEDVDLTIGIEKAGAPLATTVARQLDTDLGTYAPTKHQWDDDDSATTDGSFSRNFAQIRGRDCYIVDDTITSGRTMTETVEAIREQGGNPVACVVLADKRGIEDIRGVPVYSLLQVIRVGSEEDDE; translated from the coding sequence ATGAAGAACATCGACGACCTCGTCGACAGCGCGGCCGACCTCGCCGAGCGAGGCCTCTCCAAGGGAGAGATTGCCGACGAACTGAACGTTTCGCGGGAGACGGCCAGTTGGCTCGTGGAACGGAGCGGTGCGGGCACCACCCCGCAGACCACGTCCGCGAGCGGTCCCCACGACATCCACGTCGACTGGTCCGCCCTCGGCCGTGACAGCAACCGACTCCACCACATCGGCTGTGCCATGGCCGACCTGCTCTCGAAGCAGGGCGAAGACGTGGACCTCACCATCGGTATCGAGAAAGCGGGCGCACCGCTGGCGACCACCGTCGCCCGACAGTTGGACACCGACCTCGGAACCTACGCCCCGACGAAGCACCAGTGGGACGACGACGACAGCGCCACCACCGACGGGTCGTTCTCGCGGAACTTCGCCCAGATTCGCGGCCGCGACTGCTACATCGTTGACGACACCATCACCAGCGGCCGAACGATGACCGAGACGGTCGAAGCGATTCGAGAACAGGGCGGCAACCCCGTCGCCTGCGTCGTCCTCGCCGACAAGCGCGGCATCGAGGACATCCGCGGCGTGCCCGTCTACTCGCTTCTCCAGGTCATCCGCGTCGGCAGTGAGGAAGACGACGAATAG
- a CDS encoding TrmB family transcriptional regulator, protein MDDDELTAILEDSGLSPYQAEAYVALLGLGTASATDVAESCDVPDPRIYDVLRDLESKGYIETFQQDSLTARARDPKEVLEDLRSRSSKYLDAAETIEERYNQPEISDHEVSIVKRFDTVLNRAVDLIDAAENQIQLGVNSRQFYELERALRDAHERGIDIKLSICTEPDEEAPTVEDIEGTCTEARHRELPSPFLVLVDRQWTCFAPHRHSVSEYGVLVNDPTHTYVFHWFFLTCLWEIWDTIVTERTPETPTTYVDLRYAVRDIEPLLSEGATIEATVEGFITSTSEHVELTGTITDVNYIGSAMDRKDPVPLVQLAGRISATLESDGTTYEIGGWGAVLEEIEATNITITDIRYE, encoded by the coding sequence ATGGACGACGACGAACTAACAGCGATACTCGAAGACTCGGGCCTCTCGCCGTATCAGGCGGAGGCGTACGTGGCACTGCTCGGACTCGGGACAGCCTCTGCGACGGACGTCGCCGAGTCCTGCGACGTCCCAGACCCGCGAATCTACGACGTGCTCCGGGACTTAGAGTCGAAGGGATACATCGAAACCTTCCAGCAGGACAGTCTCACCGCGCGGGCGCGGGACCCGAAAGAGGTCCTCGAAGACCTCCGGTCCCGGTCCAGTAAGTACCTCGACGCGGCGGAGACTATAGAGGAGCGGTACAACCAGCCGGAGATTTCGGACCACGAGGTGAGCATCGTCAAGCGGTTCGACACGGTGCTCAACCGGGCGGTCGACCTCATCGACGCCGCCGAGAACCAGATTCAACTGGGGGTCAACTCGCGGCAGTTCTACGAACTCGAACGGGCGTTGCGAGACGCACACGAGCGCGGTATCGACATCAAACTGAGCATCTGTACGGAGCCCGACGAGGAAGCCCCCACCGTCGAGGACATCGAGGGGACCTGTACCGAGGCGCGCCACCGGGAGTTGCCGTCGCCGTTCCTCGTTCTCGTCGACCGCCAGTGGACGTGCTTCGCGCCGCACCGCCACTCGGTCAGCGAATACGGCGTCTTGGTCAACGACCCCACGCACACCTACGTCTTCCACTGGTTCTTCCTCACCTGTCTGTGGGAGATCTGGGACACCATCGTTACGGAGCGAACCCCGGAGACGCCGACGACGTACGTCGACCTCCGGTACGCTGTCCGGGACATCGAACCCCTACTGAGCGAGGGCGCGACTATCGAGGCCACCGTCGAAGGGTTCATTACCTCGACGTCGGAGCACGTCGAACTCACGGGGACCATCACCGACGTCAACTACATCGGGAGCGCGATGGACCGCAAAGACCCCGTTCCCCTCGTCCAGTTGGCTGGGCGCATCAGTGCGACTCTCGAATCCGACGGTACAACCTACGAAATCGGGGGGTGGGGTGCGGTCTTAGAGGAGATAGAAGCGACCAACATCACGATTACCGACATCCGCTACGAGTGA
- a CDS encoding glucose 1-dehydrogenase: protein MKAIGVTREGDEPQLLDVERPEPSEGEALVRTLRVGVDGTDHEVIAGSHGGFPEGEDHMVLGHEAVGVVEDPNGTGMDPGQVVVPTVRRKPDGKTNEYFRRGEPDMAPEGEYVERGIVGGHGYMAEFFTSPADYLVPIDEDIAEYGLFVEPISITEKANEHAFATREPFEWRPESACVLGNGSLGLLTLWMLQQKFDRTYCVGRRDRPDPTIDIIDELGSTYVDSRQTTVDEIPDAHESIDYVYEATGFAPHVIETVHALAPNGVGALLGIPEPWDFEIDGGTLHNEIVLHNKCLIGTVNSHIKHFEYAVETLEDMPEWLLDDLITTVATPEDVAPAFDDDNDQIKAVVEFDSL from the coding sequence ATGAAAGCCATCGGTGTTACGCGTGAGGGGGACGAACCGCAGTTACTCGACGTAGAACGACCGGAACCGAGCGAGGGGGAAGCGCTCGTCCGGACGCTCCGCGTCGGTGTCGACGGGACGGACCACGAGGTAATCGCGGGGTCCCACGGGGGATTCCCGGAGGGGGAGGACCACATGGTGCTGGGCCACGAAGCCGTCGGCGTCGTCGAGGACCCGAACGGCACAGGCATGGACCCGGGGCAAGTCGTCGTCCCCACTGTCCGCCGAAAGCCCGACGGGAAGACGAACGAGTACTTCCGCCGCGGCGAACCGGACATGGCTCCCGAAGGCGAGTACGTCGAACGCGGCATCGTCGGCGGGCACGGGTACATGGCGGAGTTCTTCACCTCTCCGGCAGACTACCTCGTCCCCATCGACGAAGACATCGCCGAGTACGGCCTGTTCGTCGAACCCATCTCCATCACCGAGAAGGCGAACGAACACGCCTTCGCGACTCGCGAACCGTTCGAGTGGCGCCCGGAATCCGCCTGCGTGCTGGGCAACGGGTCGCTCGGCCTCCTCACACTCTGGATGCTCCAGCAGAAGTTCGACCGGACCTACTGCGTCGGCCGCCGTGACCGTCCGGACCCGACTATCGACATCATCGACGAACTCGGGTCGACGTACGTCGACTCCCGACAGACTACCGTCGACGAGATTCCCGACGCCCACGAGTCTATCGACTACGTCTACGAGGCCACCGGATTCGCGCCGCACGTCATCGAGACGGTCCACGCGCTCGCCCCGAACGGCGTCGGCGCGTTGCTCGGCATCCCGGAGCCGTGGGACTTCGAAATCGACGGGGGGACGCTCCACAACGAGATAGTCCTCCACAACAAGTGTCTCATCGGGACGGTCAACTCTCACATCAAGCACTTCGAATATGCCGTCGAGACGCTCGAAGACATGCCGGAATGGCTGCTCGACGACCTCATCACGACCGTCGCGACCCCGGAGGACGTGGCCCCGGCCTTCGACGACGACAACGACCAAATCAAGGCCGTCGTCGAGTTCGACTCGCTGTAA
- a CDS encoding Gfo/Idh/MocA family protein, producing MTDFSSVRLGFVGLGNIAQLHAQRLHDVGLGNVVAGGVDIDPAAREAFNEEYGAVVYEQPERLYETVDAVLVTTPNKFHEEYVVGALEAGLDVLVEKPLANTVESAERIADAAADAEGFCMVGFHNRFANPVQALMGYEEKGTLGDITHVEADYIRRRGVPGRGSWFTREPIAGGGSLIDIGAHAIDLSLYLLGYPDVVEVSGETRAQFGTRDDYAYVTMWGEDHGADEFSVDDSASAFIRCADGSTVTLEVAWASNRPDSQQFYVRGDRAGAGLDLSDYSLELYETETTGVMHHRTSDIETQDDDAHATELRRFIEAVADGAAPETNTVAQALTVQRVMDAIYRSSENGRAVSLD from the coding sequence ATGACTGATTTCTCATCCGTCCGTCTCGGTTTCGTCGGCCTCGGGAACATCGCACAGCTCCACGCGCAGCGCCTGCACGATGTCGGGCTAGGGAACGTGGTCGCCGGTGGCGTCGACATCGACCCGGCGGCCCGCGAGGCGTTCAACGAAGAGTACGGTGCGGTGGTGTACGAGCAACCGGAGCGGCTCTACGAAACCGTCGACGCCGTCCTCGTGACGACGCCGAACAAGTTCCACGAGGAGTACGTCGTGGGCGCGTTGGAGGCGGGGCTGGACGTGTTGGTCGAGAAGCCGCTGGCGAATACGGTCGAGAGCGCCGAGCGAATCGCCGACGCCGCCGCCGACGCCGAGGGCTTTTGCATGGTCGGCTTCCACAACCGCTTTGCCAACCCCGTACAGGCGCTCATGGGGTACGAGGAGAAGGGAACGCTCGGCGACATCACGCACGTCGAGGCTGACTACATCCGTCGGCGCGGCGTGCCCGGACGCGGGTCGTGGTTTACTCGCGAACCGATTGCCGGGGGTGGCTCGCTCATCGACATCGGCGCACACGCCATCGACCTCTCGCTGTATCTGCTCGGCTACCCCGACGTAGTCGAGGTGTCGGGCGAGACGCGCGCACAGTTCGGGACGCGGGACGACTACGCGTACGTGACGATGTGGGGCGAAGACCACGGCGCGGACGAGTTCTCCGTCGACGATTCGGCGAGTGCATTCATCCGCTGTGCCGACGGCTCGACGGTGACGCTGGAGGTCGCGTGGGCGAGCAACCGACCGGACAGCCAGCAGTTCTACGTCCGCGGCGACCGGGCCGGGGCGGGGTTGGACCTCTCGGACTACTCGCTGGAACTGTACGAGACGGAGACGACGGGCGTGATGCATCACCGGACGAGCGACATCGAGACGCAGGACGACGACGCTCACGCGACGGAATTGCGCCGGTTCATCGAAGCGGTCGCCGACGGCGCCGCCCCGGAGACCAACACTGTCGCGCAGGCGCTGACCGTCCAGCGGGTGATGGATGCCATCTATCGGTCGAGCGAGAACGGCCGCGCGGTGTCCCTCGATTAA
- a CDS encoding ABC transporter substrate-binding protein has translation MTDENSDKRLTRRNALRIAGAAGAASLAGCGGGDGGSGSSDGSSDGSSGDGSSDGSDGGSETTQTATLEVAHWWGEGDGNEAINALFEGFKEAHPDVATDDNLVAGGAGSNLQTNIRTRIQNGSHPSTWQQWPGKALIPFTDANLLEDIEDSVWSENGMKDAYLQGVKDAAQPAGNYVTVPLNIHRINNLFYNVSVVEDAGVDPSSLSTPSDVTDALAAVDEAGYTGMAHQTGSPWSTVQMFATIFLGQTDASTYNATWVEGNIDANSDAIAAALDTVREYSEFYPSDAGSISWTEANSGVINGETGFIHQGDWAAGTYIGADGFEYGEDWDYVVFPGTEGNYMLNMDSFPYPTANPSPDATTLWCQYCGTAEGQELFNPRKGSIPPRTDASEEPFSAFSQDQIADFGESEAQPPSLQHGLAVKPSVKSGVASAISSLISGSSNDEVVSQISDAYSNL, from the coding sequence ATGACTGACGAAAACTCTGACAAACGGCTTACACGACGGAACGCTCTACGCATCGCTGGCGCGGCTGGTGCTGCGTCGCTCGCTGGCTGTGGTGGCGGCGACGGCGGCAGTGGCAGCAGCGACGGCAGCAGCGATGGCAGCAGCGGCGACGGCTCCAGCGATGGTAGCGACGGCGGGAGCGAGACCACGCAAACCGCCACCCTCGAAGTGGCCCACTGGTGGGGCGAGGGCGACGGTAACGAAGCAATCAACGCGCTGTTCGAGGGCTTCAAGGAGGCTCACCCGGACGTCGCGACCGACGACAACCTCGTCGCCGGTGGCGCGGGGAGCAACCTCCAGACCAACATCCGAACGCGTATTCAGAACGGCAGCCACCCCAGCACGTGGCAGCAGTGGCCCGGCAAGGCCCTCATCCCGTTCACGGACGCGAACCTCCTCGAAGACATCGAGGACTCCGTCTGGAGCGAGAACGGCATGAAGGACGCCTATCTGCAGGGCGTCAAGGACGCCGCTCAGCCCGCCGGTAACTACGTTACCGTCCCGCTGAACATCCACCGTATCAACAACCTGTTCTACAACGTCAGCGTCGTCGAGGACGCGGGTGTCGACCCGTCCTCGCTCTCGACGCCGTCGGACGTGACGGACGCACTCGCGGCCGTCGACGAGGCAGGCTACACCGGAATGGCCCACCAGACCGGTTCCCCGTGGTCGACGGTCCAGATGTTCGCGACCATCTTCCTCGGGCAGACCGACGCCTCCACGTACAACGCGACGTGGGTCGAGGGCAACATCGACGCCAACAGCGACGCTATCGCGGCGGCGCTCGACACCGTTCGGGAGTACAGCGAGTTCTACCCGAGCGACGCTGGCTCCATCTCGTGGACCGAGGCGAACTCCGGTGTCATCAACGGCGAGACCGGGTTCATCCACCAGGGTGACTGGGCCGCAGGGACCTACATCGGTGCCGACGGCTTCGAGTACGGCGAAGACTGGGACTACGTCGTCTTCCCGGGCACGGAAGGGAACTACATGCTGAACATGGACTCCTTCCCGTACCCGACGGCGAACCCGTCGCCCGACGCCACCACCCTGTGGTGTCAGTACTGTGGGACCGCGGAAGGTCAGGAGCTGTTCAACCCGCGCAAGGGTTCGATTCCGCCGCGTACCGACGCGAGCGAGGAGCCCTTCTCGGCGTTCTCGCAGGACCAGATCGCGGACTTCGGCGAGTCCGAGGCCCAGCCGCCGTCGCTCCAGCACGGCCTGGCCGTCAAGCCGTCGGTCAAGTCCGGCGTCGCCTCGGCTATCAGCTCGCTCATCTCTGGCTCCTCGAACGACGAAGTCGTCAGCCAGATTTCGGACGCCTACAGCAACCTGTAA
- a CDS encoding carbohydrate ABC transporter permease, with protein sequence MSTDAADAGRESRRSGMLIAAVRWMENLSDTQYAYLLLTPVFIIMGIVALYPLLRTFELSLYAVGTDLTTFTFVGIDNYVQVFTGGKDQFLPGSNTFLPASLTVDNLVNSALAVTIIFAVVSVFFETIIGLGQALVLDQDFYGRRWIRAAIIIPWAVPVVIQGIIFYLMFNSNVGFATPPLADLGLLAPTNTLNDPVSALFIILVADIWKTSAFMALLILAGLQSIDRGLYDVAKVSGATKFQQFKMITFPLILPTIGVAVLFRMVGAMRVYGIIDTVSSCAVVPSLSCMVVSTFNTRQGTSAAIAFITAAIIGLVVMVIILWQGEDAI encoded by the coding sequence ATGAGCACAGACGCAGCCGACGCTGGACGTGAGTCCCGTCGGTCCGGGATGCTCATCGCCGCGGTTCGCTGGATGGAGAACCTGAGTGACACACAGTACGCGTATCTGTTGCTCACGCCGGTGTTCATCATCATGGGTATCGTGGCCCTCTATCCGCTCTTGCGGACGTTCGAACTCTCGTTGTACGCGGTCGGCACCGATCTGACGACGTTCACGTTCGTCGGAATCGACAACTACGTGCAGGTGTTCACCGGCGGCAAGGACCAGTTCCTGCCGGGGAGTAACACCTTCCTGCCCGCGAGTCTCACGGTGGACAACCTCGTTAACAGCGCGCTGGCCGTGACCATCATCTTCGCCGTCGTCAGCGTCTTCTTCGAGACTATCATCGGATTGGGGCAGGCGCTCGTTCTTGACCAGGACTTCTACGGGCGACGGTGGATCCGAGCGGCCATCATCATCCCGTGGGCCGTCCCCGTCGTCATCCAGGGCATCATCTTCTACCTGATGTTCAACTCCAACGTCGGCTTTGCGACGCCACCACTCGCTGACCTCGGGCTGTTGGCACCTACCAACACACTGAACGACCCGGTCAGCGCCCTGTTCATCATTCTGGTGGCCGACATCTGGAAGACGTCGGCGTTCATGGCCCTGCTGATTCTGGCGGGCCTCCAGAGTATCGACCGCGGGCTCTACGACGTCGCGAAAGTCTCCGGAGCCACGAAATTCCAGCAGTTCAAGATGATCACCTTCCCGCTCATCCTCCCGACTATCGGGGTCGCAGTGCTGTTCCGGATGGTCGGCGCGATGCGGGTGTACGGTATCATCGACACCGTGTCGAGTTGCGCCGTCGTCCCCTCGCTGTCGTGTATGGTCGTCTCGACGTTCAACACGCGGCAGGGGACGTCTGCGGCTATCGCGTTCATCACCGCGGCAATCATCGGCCTCGTTGTGATGGTTATCATCCTGTGGCAAGGGGAGGATGCGATCTGA
- a CDS encoding carbohydrate ABC transporter permease, which translates to MATTTDKADETEGGPLARWTQSAIQNPGKVYQALFYAAMVFFIVTTLFPFYWLLVLAVTPRENLLAGSFLPSFDLFGSQMTFPLPVPNKGVNLEAFITIFEQIPFHLFVLNSFALALTTTIIILIIASLAGYAFGRLEFPGRALLMLGILAISYFPPAAFLIPLFEAFAGNEPILIPFTEIPLFTGPRLLNTPGSMVIPFSGLFLPLAVFILTTFYAQIPDGLEDAARVEGTTRLGALFRVIMPLSAPGVATAAVLTFISVYNEYFFSSIMALSPEAQNWSPLVGGILSYQTQYTTQFNLMAAASVVGVLPVVILVVVAQERIVSGLTSGALKE; encoded by the coding sequence ATGGCAACGACAACAGACAAGGCAGACGAGACAGAGGGCGGACCGCTCGCGCGATGGACTCAGAGTGCCATCCAGAACCCCGGGAAAGTGTATCAGGCGCTGTTCTACGCGGCGATGGTGTTTTTCATCGTGACAACGCTGTTCCCGTTCTACTGGCTGCTCGTCCTCGCGGTGACACCACGAGAGAACCTGCTCGCGGGCAGTTTCCTGCCGTCGTTCGATCTGTTCGGTTCCCAGATGACGTTCCCGCTCCCGGTGCCGAACAAAGGCGTTAATCTCGAGGCGTTCATCACTATCTTCGAACAGATCCCGTTCCACCTGTTCGTGTTGAATAGTTTCGCGCTCGCGCTCACGACGACCATCATCATACTGATTATCGCGAGCCTCGCCGGGTATGCGTTCGGTCGATTGGAGTTCCCGGGTCGGGCGCTGTTGATGCTCGGTATCCTCGCGATTAGCTACTTCCCACCGGCGGCGTTCCTCATCCCGCTGTTTGAGGCGTTCGCTGGCAACGAACCGATACTCATCCCGTTCACCGAGATACCACTGTTCACCGGGCCGCGTCTCCTCAACACGCCAGGGTCGATGGTGATTCCGTTCAGCGGCCTGTTCCTGCCGCTCGCGGTGTTCATCCTGACGACGTTCTACGCCCAGATTCCCGACGGACTGGAGGACGCAGCGCGCGTCGAGGGAACCACGAGACTGGGGGCGCTGTTCCGGGTCATCATGCCGCTTTCGGCACCCGGCGTTGCGACGGCCGCCGTGTTGACCTTTATCTCGGTGTACAACGAATACTTCTTCAGTTCCATCATGGCACTGTCACCGGAGGCCCAGAACTGGTCGCCTCTCGTCGGTGGTATCCTCAGCTATCAGACCCAGTACACTACCCAGTTCAATCTCATGGCTGCGGCGAGCGTCGTCGGGGTGCTCCCGGTCGTCATCCTCGTCGTCGTCGCACAGGAACGCATCGTCAGTGGACTAACCTCAGGCGCACTCAAGGAGTAA